The proteins below are encoded in one region of Alistipes communis:
- the truA gene encoding tRNA pseudouridine(38-40) synthase TruA: protein MRYFVELSYNGGRYCGWQRQRDAASVQETLERALSTLLREPVEVTGAGRTDTGVHAAYAVAHFDVAAPLTDPEHTAYKLNCLLPDDVAVFGVAPVADDAHARFSAAEREYRYFIESRKNPFTRRAAWHYYRPLDVERMDRAAASLLEYDDFTSFAKLNSNNKTNICRIVRAGWEESPEGVYRFTIRADRFLRNMVRALVGTLVDVGRGRYDVEEFRSIVESRDLSRASGGAPAEGLYLWDVAYPAGVFRRGERTRNLLFN, encoded by the coding sequence ATGCGTTATTTTGTCGAACTGAGTTACAACGGAGGCCGTTATTGCGGCTGGCAGCGTCAGCGTGACGCCGCTTCGGTGCAGGAGACGCTCGAACGGGCGCTTTCGACGCTGCTGCGCGAGCCTGTTGAGGTGACCGGCGCAGGCCGTACCGACACGGGCGTGCACGCCGCCTATGCCGTGGCGCATTTCGACGTAGCGGCGCCGCTGACCGATCCGGAGCATACGGCCTACAAACTCAATTGCCTGCTGCCTGACGACGTCGCCGTCTTCGGCGTGGCACCGGTCGCGGACGATGCGCACGCCCGTTTCAGTGCGGCGGAGCGCGAGTACCGCTATTTCATCGAGTCGCGCAAGAACCCCTTTACCCGCAGGGCCGCGTGGCACTATTACCGGCCGCTGGATGTGGAGCGGATGGATCGCGCTGCGGCATCGCTTTTGGAGTACGATGATTTTACCTCCTTTGCCAAACTGAACTCCAACAACAAGACCAATATCTGCCGCATCGTGCGGGCCGGTTGGGAGGAGTCGCCCGAAGGAGTGTACCGCTTTACGATCCGTGCCGACCGTTTTCTGCGCAATATGGTGCGGGCGCTGGTGGGGACGCTGGTCGACGTGGGGCGCGGGCGTTACGATGTGGAGGAGTTCCGCTCGATCGTCGAGAGCCGCGACTTGTCGCGCGCGAGCGGCGGCGCGCCGGCCGAAGGACTTTATCTGTGGGACGTCGCCTACCCTGCCGGAGTGTTCCGGCGCGGGGAACGGACGCGAAACCTGTTGTTTAACTAA
- the dapB gene encoding 4-hydroxy-tetrahydrodipicolinate reductase has product MNAAIIGYGKMGREIERLLVERGHGVGLIVDADNRGDLDAAHLRGIDVALEFTTPATAYDNIRACIDAGTPVVSGTTGWTDRLDELKTRCKERGGAFFYASNYSLGVNLLFRLNRQLAEMVGRVGGYDVRIEEVHHTQKKDAPSGTAITLAEEIIDRIGTKERWVNRPAADPSELAIASIREGTVPGIHTVTYTSADDVLTLRHEILNRRTLALGAVIAAEFLNGKRGVYTMDDLLK; this is encoded by the coding sequence ATGAACGCAGCTATCATCGGATACGGGAAAATGGGACGCGAGATCGAACGTCTCCTCGTCGAACGGGGGCACGGCGTGGGACTGATCGTCGACGCCGACAACCGCGGCGACCTCGACGCGGCGCATCTGCGCGGCATCGACGTGGCGCTCGAATTCACGACGCCCGCAACGGCCTACGACAACATCCGCGCCTGCATCGACGCCGGTACGCCGGTCGTAAGCGGCACGACGGGCTGGACGGATCGCCTCGACGAACTGAAAACCCGCTGCAAAGAGCGGGGCGGGGCCTTTTTCTACGCCTCGAACTACTCGCTGGGGGTCAACCTGCTGTTCCGGCTCAACCGGCAGCTGGCCGAAATGGTCGGCCGTGTCGGCGGTTACGACGTCCGCATCGAGGAGGTGCACCACACGCAGAAGAAGGATGCACCGAGCGGCACGGCCATCACGCTGGCCGAAGAGATCATCGACCGCATCGGCACGAAGGAGCGCTGGGTGAACCGCCCTGCGGCCGATCCCTCGGAGCTGGCGATCGCATCGATCCGCGAAGGGACGGTGCCGGGTATCCACACCGTCACCTATACCTCGGCGGACGACGTGCTGACGCTGCGGCACGAGATACTCAACCGCCGCACGCTGGCGCTGGGGGCCGTCATCGCGGCAGAATTCCTGAACGGCAAGCGGGGCGTCTACACGATGGACGACCTGTTGAAATAG
- a CDS encoding DUF6850 family outer membrane beta-barrel protein: MKPLRLLLFCLLPLPLWSEAQTAAACDSLGILRRAEFHNAPLATLDASAYESSPAAMLYRYPVSYSTLRLQGDLRSESRPILQPEGDGVLVGTFRADSYLRLDEQSVVTAGASYERGRTDNVRWNSTADYRLLRPFVLADSVGGDLSTEEYAFRGAYVRRDGRINYGIGINYRARHEFRQIDPRPHNIVNDLTGTIGAGFSTDRSLIALTARGRIYKQSQEVGFFDERGANTVEFLMTGLGNYFARYVGSEDQSLFYKGKGYALSLTAVPSRTCGWSALLQYERFSNRNIFSELNYAPAGRLVTQTLSGSVARRYERGGFAVEGSYELRQGFENVVDNGETADYRILGEFAMYRNRTLRLAAGGMVTWNRPQTDYTLAPSVGYFRTSADYPYPKREIALSTAGAGCDLHLTRHGQRGTLRATVGGRYAVNLTRHTLLTDSRLDPDIGAMLFDSVDRMTADVVELTAALRAERELRRSLALFVDASWRPGIYMDGVRVHLATIACGICF, from the coding sequence ATGAAACCGCTGCGCCTCCTGTTGTTCTGTCTGTTGCCGCTGCCTTTGTGGAGCGAAGCGCAAACCGCAGCCGCGTGCGACTCGCTCGGCATACTCCGCCGTGCGGAGTTCCACAACGCCCCGCTCGCGACGCTGGATGCTTCGGCCTACGAAAGTTCTCCCGCAGCGATGCTCTACCGCTATCCGGTCTCGTACTCCACGCTGAGATTGCAGGGCGACCTGCGCAGCGAGAGCCGGCCGATCCTGCAACCCGAGGGCGACGGCGTACTCGTCGGGACGTTCCGCGCCGACTCCTATCTGCGACTCGACGAGCAGTCGGTCGTCACGGCCGGCGCCTCCTACGAACGGGGACGCACGGACAACGTTCGCTGGAACTCCACAGCCGACTACCGTCTGCTGCGCCCCTTCGTCCTGGCCGATTCGGTGGGCGGCGACCTTTCGACCGAAGAGTACGCCTTTCGAGGCGCATACGTGCGCCGCGACGGACGGATCAATTACGGGATCGGCATCAATTACCGCGCCCGCCACGAATTCCGCCAGATCGATCCCCGTCCCCACAACATCGTCAACGATCTGACGGGCACGATCGGCGCCGGATTCTCGACGGATCGATCCCTCATCGCCCTGACTGCGCGCGGACGCATTTACAAACAGTCGCAGGAGGTCGGATTCTTCGACGAACGGGGCGCCAATACCGTCGAATTCCTCATGACGGGACTGGGCAACTATTTCGCACGTTACGTCGGAAGCGAAGACCAGTCCCTCTTCTACAAAGGCAAGGGATACGCGCTTTCGCTGACAGCAGTCCCGAGCCGCACCTGCGGCTGGTCGGCCCTCCTGCAATACGAGCGTTTCTCCAATCGCAACATTTTCAGCGAACTCAATTACGCTCCGGCAGGCCGACTCGTGACGCAAACCTTGTCGGGCAGCGTCGCACGCCGCTACGAGCGGGGAGGTTTCGCAGTGGAGGGCTCCTACGAATTGAGGCAGGGATTCGAAAACGTCGTCGACAACGGCGAGACGGCGGACTACCGGATATTGGGCGAGTTCGCAATGTACCGCAACCGCACGCTGCGACTCGCTGCCGGGGGAATGGTGACCTGGAATCGCCCGCAGACGGACTACACGCTCGCACCGTCGGTCGGGTACTTCCGCACGTCGGCCGATTATCCCTACCCGAAGCGGGAAATCGCCCTGTCGACGGCCGGCGCCGGCTGCGACCTGCATCTGACCCGTCACGGACAGCGCGGTACGCTGCGCGCGACGGTCGGCGGCCGCTACGCGGTCAACCTGACCCGCCACACGCTGTTGACCGACAGCCGTCTCGATCCCGATATCGGCGCCATGCTCTTCGACAGCGTCGACCGCATGACGGCCGACGTCGTCGAACTCACGGCAGCCTTGCGCGCCGAACGGGAGCTGCGCCGTTCGCTGGCGCTCTTCGTCGACGCCTCGTGGCGCCCGGGCATCTACATGGACGGCGTGCGTGTCCACTTGGCCACGATCGCCTGCGGAATCTGTTTTTGA
- a CDS encoding TonB-dependent receptor plug domain-containing protein produces the protein MKPYTLLLLGLLLASAAEAQTTDEARLEVTVTDAASGEALGYAVCSLRPKEGTGKERAAAADARGVCLLEGLKPGRFELRLLYMGHVFLQGELQLPAGLTRRRIRLDIDPVAIGEVLVTAAESKGPTSSSKIGREAIAHIQPSSIADLMELIPGGRATDPSFGAPQEIRLREADPSSSANYATSALGTQIQVDGIPISNDANLQYSTSYGSIQEYANVNRGVDTRAISTDDIESVEIVRGIPSVEYGDLTSGLVKVKRREGGRDLTARFKADMSSKLFSVGKGFERKGGGDAERTTLNINADYLTAASDPRNPRQSYQRLTGSVRFGRHWQGSAYRYSAGGSLDYTGSFDNKKSDQDLDNGLGGPVERYKSNYNRTQFAATFAVEARHRQFFHSLDLTASFSAEFDRIDRWRFVETGSDFAKTWGTEPGEYDAVIIPASYDATLLVDGKPFYGYAKAVATFNADTERSRNTLRVGADWSMDKNYGRGLVFDVARPFSPQMDSRPRAYDAIPALHKLSFFLEDATTLALGDFRVEATGGVRAASMFNLGRRYTIQGKFYFDPRANVVVALPRFHVAGRNLTLRLGGGVGWHTKFPTMDSLYPDTEYFDFTQLNYWPANPALRRINLRLYTLDPTNYDLRAARNFKWEVRLDADWNDNQLSVTYFREDMTSGFRTTSDYRSFTFRDYDETAIDMEQLDGPPSLDGIPYTEETRLGGYSRSTNGSRTEKSGIEFAFTSQRIRAIATRVTVTGAYFRTNYSNMHPEYLLPTSAPGGQTYPYVGYYFSTDGYLREMCNTNFLLDTQIPRLKLILSTSFQCMWFLGSRNTPVSAWPISYLDEDLVSHPFTAESAADGLLSALVRDSDPTLWRYVTTPFSMNVNLKITKKLYRDKMAVALFVNKLLDYTPDYHTSDGRHIRREVTPYFGMELNIKL, from the coding sequence ATGAAACCATATACTCTTCTGTTGCTGGGACTCCTTCTCGCTTCCGCCGCCGAGGCACAGACTACGGACGAAGCGCGACTGGAAGTAACCGTGACCGACGCCGCTTCGGGCGAAGCGTTGGGATACGCCGTCTGTTCGCTCCGTCCGAAGGAAGGAACCGGGAAGGAACGGGCCGCGGCGGCCGACGCCCGGGGCGTATGTCTGCTGGAAGGGCTGAAACCGGGACGTTTCGAACTCCGTCTATTATACATGGGACACGTATTTCTGCAAGGCGAACTGCAACTTCCCGCCGGACTGACCCGCCGCCGAATCCGGCTCGACATCGATCCGGTGGCCATCGGCGAGGTGCTGGTGACGGCCGCCGAATCCAAAGGGCCCACGTCGTCGTCGAAGATCGGCCGCGAAGCCATCGCCCACATCCAGCCGTCGAGCATCGCCGACCTCATGGAGCTGATCCCCGGCGGCCGCGCCACCGACCCCTCGTTCGGAGCGCCGCAGGAGATCCGCCTGCGCGAAGCCGACCCTTCGAGCTCCGCCAATTACGCTACGTCGGCATTGGGTACCCAGATTCAGGTAGACGGCATCCCCATAAGTAATGATGCCAACCTGCAATATTCGACCTCCTACGGGTCGATCCAAGAGTACGCCAACGTCAATCGCGGCGTCGATACACGTGCGATCTCGACCGACGACATCGAATCGGTCGAAATCGTGCGGGGCATCCCTTCGGTCGAATACGGCGACCTGACGAGCGGACTGGTCAAGGTCAAGCGCCGCGAGGGCGGCCGCGACCTCACCGCCCGCTTCAAGGCCGACATGAGCAGCAAACTCTTCTCCGTCGGAAAGGGATTCGAACGGAAGGGGGGGGGTGACGCAGAACGCACGACGCTGAATATCAACGCCGACTACCTGACGGCCGCCTCCGATCCCCGCAATCCGCGTCAGAGCTACCAACGACTGACCGGTTCCGTCCGCTTCGGCCGCCACTGGCAGGGTAGCGCCTACCGCTACTCAGCGGGCGGCAGTCTCGACTATACGGGTTCGTTCGACAACAAGAAATCCGACCAGGACCTCGACAACGGTCTGGGAGGCCCCGTCGAGCGCTACAAGTCGAATTACAACCGCACGCAGTTCGCCGCGACGTTCGCCGTAGAGGCGCGGCATCGGCAATTTTTCCACAGTCTCGACCTCACGGCATCGTTCAGCGCCGAATTCGACCGTATCGACCGTTGGAGGTTCGTGGAGACCGGTTCCGATTTCGCCAAGACGTGGGGCACCGAGCCGGGGGAGTACGACGCCGTCATCATCCCCGCCTCCTACGACGCCACGCTGCTCGTCGACGGCAAACCGTTCTACGGCTATGCCAAGGCCGTAGCGACCTTCAACGCCGACACCGAACGTTCGCGCAACACGCTGCGCGTCGGGGCCGACTGGTCGATGGACAAGAACTACGGCCGCGGGCTGGTCTTCGACGTCGCCCGGCCGTTCAGCCCGCAGATGGATTCGCGGCCCCGCGCCTACGACGCGATCCCCGCCCTGCACAAACTCTCGTTTTTCCTCGAAGACGCCACGACGCTCGCTCTCGGAGACTTCCGCGTGGAGGCTACGGGAGGCGTGCGCGCCGCCTCGATGTTCAATCTGGGACGCCGCTATACGATTCAGGGGAAATTCTATTTCGATCCGCGCGCCAACGTCGTCGTCGCACTGCCGCGATTCCATGTCGCCGGCCGGAATCTCACCCTGCGATTGGGCGGAGGTGTCGGCTGGCACACCAAATTCCCGACGATGGACAGCCTCTATCCCGACACGGAGTATTTCGATTTCACCCAGCTCAACTACTGGCCTGCGAATCCCGCACTCCGACGGATCAACCTGCGACTCTACACGCTCGATCCGACGAATTACGACCTGCGTGCCGCACGCAATTTCAAATGGGAGGTTCGCCTCGACGCCGACTGGAACGACAACCAGCTGTCGGTGACCTATTTCCGCGAAGACATGACGTCGGGATTCCGCACGACGTCGGACTATCGGAGCTTCACCTTCCGGGATTACGACGAAACGGCGATCGACATGGAACAGTTGGACGGTCCCCCGTCGCTCGACGGCATCCCCTATACGGAAGAGACGCGGTTGGGCGGGTACTCCCGCTCGACCAACGGCAGCCGCACGGAAAAGTCGGGCATCGAATTCGCCTTCACCTCGCAGCGCATCCGCGCGATCGCCACGCGAGTTACCGTCACGGGCGCCTATTTCCGGACGAACTACTCCAACATGCACCCCGAGTACCTGCTGCCGACCTCCGCCCCCGGAGGACAGACCTATCCTTACGTCGGGTACTACTTTTCGACGGACGGTTACCTGCGCGAAATGTGCAATACCAATTTTCTGCTCGACACGCAGATTCCCCGCCTGAAACTCATTCTCTCCACATCGTTCCAGTGCATGTGGTTCCTCGGAAGCCGCAATACGCCGGTTTCGGCCTGGCCGATTTCGTATCTCGACGAGGATCTCGTCTCGCACCCGTTCACGGCCGAATCGGCTGCCGACGGTCTGCTGTCGGCACTCGTACGCGACAGCGACCCCACGCTGTGGCGCTATGTAACCACCCCGTTCAGCATGAATGTCAACCTCAAAATCACGAAAAAGCTCTATCGCGACAAGATGGCCGTGGCTCTGTTCGTCAACAAACTGCTCGATTACACCCCCGATTATCACACATCCGACGGCCGCCATATCCGCCGCGAAGTCACGCCTTACTTCGGCATGGAGCTGAATATTAAGCTATAA
- a CDS encoding DUF4876 domain-containing protein, with protein sequence MRKLFAMLTVVALATGMTACSDDDGTETPKDPTTTNFNLRARGGNVMVTLTTSDYTIDIPAADADWIGLSEQSQGEVVVLSVKPNTTGAERSTTVTLAEKTTGTTLAYMNIKQSENSLYSGDFLIEESFFTSCPLPATGKVDKAHGDQYIKIRNNTDQDLYADGLLIITSSKITSVQNISFNEGEDPRPNYCIVDEILCIPGDGDDVLVKAGESLLICNNAQNHKATNPNSFDLTSADFEWYNESTVESMLDIDNPKVDNLDIWYTYTKSVIMLDAAGKRSCALAIPPIGMTRDRFLADYAFTGSYIFHSPNGKDYDMTFKNCFKVPNSWIVDAVNLGVSSEYLTNPWDTELDAGYTYACETSSDQTSYGLSVRRKVAADGKLVDTNNSTNDFTPRATPSLSEIQ encoded by the coding sequence ATGAGAAAACTCTTTGCAATGCTGACGGTCGTCGCGCTGGCGACCGGCATGACCGCCTGCTCCGACGACGACGGAACGGAGACACCGAAAGATCCCACCACGACGAACTTCAACCTCCGCGCACGCGGCGGCAACGTGATGGTCACGCTGACGACTTCGGACTACACGATCGACATTCCCGCCGCCGACGCGGACTGGATCGGCCTGAGCGAACAGAGCCAGGGCGAGGTAGTCGTCCTCTCGGTAAAACCCAACACGACGGGCGCCGAACGTTCGACGACCGTCACACTCGCGGAGAAAACGACCGGTACGACGCTGGCCTACATGAATATCAAGCAGTCCGAGAACAGCCTTTACAGCGGCGATTTCCTGATCGAAGAGTCGTTCTTCACCTCCTGTCCCCTCCCCGCCACGGGCAAGGTCGACAAGGCTCACGGCGACCAATACATCAAGATCCGCAACAACACCGACCAGGATCTCTACGCCGACGGGCTGCTGATTATCACGTCGTCGAAGATCACCTCCGTCCAGAACATCTCGTTCAACGAGGGCGAAGATCCCCGGCCGAATTACTGCATCGTCGACGAGATTCTCTGCATTCCGGGCGACGGCGACGACGTCCTGGTCAAGGCCGGCGAGTCGCTCCTGATCTGCAACAACGCCCAGAACCACAAGGCGACCAATCCCAACTCCTTCGATCTGACCTCGGCCGATTTCGAGTGGTACAACGAGTCGACAGTCGAATCCATGCTCGATATCGACAACCCCAAAGTGGACAATCTCGACATCTGGTACACCTACACCAAGAGCGTCATCATGCTCGACGCTGCGGGTAAACGCTCTTGCGCACTGGCTATCCCTCCCATCGGAATGACCCGAGACAGGTTCCTCGCCGATTACGCTTTCACGGGCAGCTATATCTTCCATTCGCCCAACGGAAAGGACTACGACATGACCTTCAAGAACTGCTTCAAGGTACCCAATTCGTGGATCGTCGACGCCGTCAATCTGGGCGTTTCGTCCGAGTATCTGACGAATCCGTGGGATACCGAGCTCGACGCCGGTTACACCTATGCCTGCGAGACGAGCTCCGACCAGACGAGCTACGGTCTGAGCGTACGCCGCAAGGTCGCAGCCGACGGCAAGCTGGTCGACACGAACAATTCGACCAACGACTTCACGCCCCGCGCCACACCGTCGCTCTCGGAAATCCAATAG
- a CDS encoding IMPACT family protein, whose amino-acid sequence MTTPADDTYLTIEAPAEAIYKEKSSKFLAFAYPVADEEEIRSRLEALRKRYYDATHHCYAWRLGPHGEAFRANDDGEPSSTAGRPILGQLLSHETTDCLIVVVRYFGGTKLGVPGLIAAYKESAAEVLAAARIVQRTVDRRIAVTFSYAAMNDIMRIVKEEQPAVESQRFDNLSSIVLRIRASRAERLTERLRKVEGATIET is encoded by the coding sequence ATGACGACGCCTGCCGACGATACCTATCTGACCATCGAAGCGCCGGCCGAGGCGATCTACAAGGAAAAGAGCAGCAAATTTCTCGCTTTCGCCTATCCCGTCGCCGACGAAGAGGAGATCCGCAGCCGGCTCGAAGCGTTGCGCAAACGTTACTACGACGCCACGCACCATTGTTACGCCTGGCGGCTGGGGCCGCACGGCGAGGCGTTCCGCGCCAACGACGACGGCGAACCTTCGTCGACGGCCGGCCGGCCGATTCTGGGGCAGCTGCTCTCGCACGAAACGACCGACTGCCTGATCGTCGTCGTGCGTTATTTCGGCGGGACGAAACTGGGCGTGCCGGGCCTTATCGCCGCATACAAGGAGTCGGCGGCGGAGGTACTGGCGGCGGCACGCATCGTGCAGCGAACGGTCGACCGCCGCATCGCGGTGACCTTCTCCTACGCGGCGATGAACGACATCATGCGCATCGTCAAGGAGGAGCAGCCCGCCGTCGAGTCGCAGCGGTTCGACAATCTCTCGTCGATCGTGCTGCGTATCCGCGCCAGCCGCGCCGAACGATTAACCGAACGACTCCGCAAGGTCGAAGGAGCGACCATCGAAACATGA
- the lepB gene encoding signal peptidase I yields the protein MEKIKAILRNKWFGFIFWSLLYILWFVIWTGNLWLLLGELVIVDLYFTHFLSRLIGRRNREWCRRSPTYKFIYEWVNAIVFATVVASLIHIFVFQMYVIPSSSMESSLLIGDYLYVSKVAYGPQMPNTPVSFPFVHHTMPFSQTKKSFSECIRWPYHRLKGLRSIERNDVVVFNFPAGDTVLLQRQDATYYDVLREYQRTLGARAGREKLFRDYTVITRPVDKRENYIKRCVAIAGDSLKIVGGEVYVNDEPQAPVAGKQYMYTVMTSSPLSKYAIDKLGITEWSGGNGSNYYMLLDDERAEELRRMGNVLAVERFIYEEPNREVYPHDLTLGWNQDNYGPIWIPARGATIPLTPENMRLYRRCIEVYEGNRVEELPDGRVLLNGQPAADYTFRMNYYWMMGDNRHNSADSRFWGFVPEDHIVGRASFIWLSLDAQKSFPSNIRWNRLFTKVK from the coding sequence ATGGAAAAAATCAAGGCAATCCTGCGTAACAAATGGTTCGGCTTCATCTTCTGGAGCCTCCTCTATATCCTGTGGTTCGTCATCTGGACGGGCAACCTGTGGCTGCTGCTGGGCGAACTGGTCATCGTCGACCTCTACTTCACGCATTTCCTCTCGCGGCTCATCGGCCGGCGCAACCGCGAATGGTGCCGCCGCAGTCCGACCTACAAATTCATCTACGAGTGGGTCAACGCAATCGTTTTCGCAACGGTCGTCGCCTCGCTCATCCACATCTTCGTCTTCCAGATGTACGTCATCCCGTCGTCGTCGATGGAGTCGTCGCTTCTCATCGGCGACTACCTCTACGTGAGCAAGGTGGCCTACGGCCCCCAGATGCCCAACACGCCGGTGTCGTTCCCCTTCGTACACCATACGATGCCCTTCTCACAGACGAAGAAATCCTTCTCGGAGTGCATCCGATGGCCGTACCACCGGCTCAAAGGATTGCGCAGCATCGAGCGCAACGACGTGGTGGTCTTCAACTTCCCCGCCGGCGACACGGTGCTGCTCCAGCGGCAGGACGCCACCTACTACGACGTGCTGCGCGAATACCAGCGCACGCTGGGCGCCAGGGCGGGCCGCGAGAAACTGTTCCGCGACTACACGGTCATCACCCGTCCGGTCGACAAGCGCGAGAACTACATCAAACGCTGCGTGGCCATCGCCGGCGACTCGCTCAAAATCGTGGGCGGCGAAGTCTACGTCAACGACGAGCCGCAGGCTCCCGTCGCGGGCAAGCAGTACATGTATACGGTGATGACCTCGTCGCCGCTGTCGAAATACGCGATCGACAAGCTCGGCATCACCGAGTGGAGCGGCGGCAACGGCTCGAACTACTACATGCTGCTCGACGACGAGCGGGCCGAGGAGTTGCGCCGCATGGGCAACGTGCTGGCCGTCGAACGTTTCATCTACGAGGAGCCCAACCGCGAAGTCTATCCCCACGACCTGACGCTGGGATGGAATCAGGACAATTACGGCCCGATCTGGATTCCGGCCCGCGGGGCGACGATCCCGCTCACACCCGAGAACATGCGGCTCTACCGCCGCTGCATCGAAGTCTACGAAGGCAACCGCGTGGAAGAGCTGCCCGACGGCAGGGTACTGCTCAACGGCCAGCCGGCCGCGGACTACACCTTCCGCATGAACTACTACTGGATGATGGGCGACAACCGCCACAACTCGGCCGACTCGCGTTTCTGGGGCTTCGTGCCCGAAGACCACATCGTGGGGCGCGCCTCGTTCATCTGGCTGTCGCTCGACGCACAGAAATCGTTCCCGTCGAACATCCGGTGGAACCGGCTCTTCACCAAAGTGAAATGA